The Acidimicrobiales bacterium DNA segment GGAGAGCGATCCACACCGGTCGCCGGCCCGGTCGGAGAGCTTCACCGCCGCCAGAGCCGTGCCGATGCGGTCCCGGGAGTCCGGTACCTCGTAGAGGTCGGCAAAGCACGCCAGGTTCTCGGCGACGGTCAGGCCCAGGTACAGCCCGGGGGACTCGGGCATGATCGCGATCCGCCGCCGGATCTCCACCCCGTTCTCGGGACTGAGCCGGAGCCCGGCCACGGTGGCCGAGCCTGACGAGGGGGCGATGAGGGTGCCGAGGGTCCGCACCGTGGTCGTCTTGCCGGCGCCGTTCGGGCCGAGGAAGCCGAACACCTCGCCCTGGCTCACCTCGAACGAGACCTCGGCAAACGCCACCCGCTCACCGAAGCACTTCGTCAGCCGGTCAACCGAGAGCGCCGAGGCCCGGTCACCCGCCATGGGCCCAGGTTCGCGCATACCGGGATCCTGCCGGGAGCAGGCAGAACGCGGCTGGTCAGGCCTTTCCGGGCTGATCGACCTCGACCGCGGCCTCGACCTCGGCCACGATCTCGCCCAGGCGGTCGAGCGCCGACCGGGCGAACGCCGCTGCCGTCCCGGGATGGGTCGATATCCAGCGCTGACCCCGGCCCGCCTCGTGGAGGATGAGCGCACCGGCCCGGTCGGCGTCCATGCCCTGGTCGGCCAGCAGGTCGCGCAGGGTCTGCATCATGGTTCCGGCGTTCGGACCGCCGTCCTCGTTGGCCCGCACGAAGATCGGCGTGTCGACCGCACCCGGGAAGGCGACGGAGACCTGGATGGGGGCGTGGACGGTCTCGAGGTCGGCGGCCAGCGACTCGCTCAGGGCCAGCACCGCCCGCTTGGAGATCTGGTACATGCCCTGGTAGGCGCCGCTCGTGAAAGAGGCGATCGACGCCGTGTTCACGATCGTGGCCGGACGGCCGGCCGAGATCAGGCGGGGGACGAAGGCCCGCACCCCGTGGTACACGCCGCTCAGGTTGACGCTGATCAGCCGCTCCCACTCGGCGGGAGGGGACTCCCAGAGCAGGGAGACGTGCTCGATGCCGGCGTTGTTGGCCACCAGCCTGACGTCACCGACGTCGTCGAACGCCACGTCGGCCAGGTGCTCGACGGAGGCATAGCTGGTGACGTCGGTCTGCACCGCCGCGGCCCGGACGCCGGAACCGGCCAGCTCCGCCGCCAGGGTCTCGATCCGCCCGGCGTCGACGTCGGCCAGCACCACGGACATGCCCAGGGCGGCGGCCGTGCGCGCCATCCCTCCCCCGATGCCCCCGCCGGCCCCGGTTATGACCGCGGTCCCGCCCGCCCAGCGTTGTCTGACCGGGTCCTCGCTCGCCACGGGTCTCATTGTGGCCGACCCGCCTGCGGCGTGCCGGGGTGGCCGAAGGGGCCGGGGCCTCAGTTCCGCCTGGAGCGCCGGGCGCGCCGGCGAACGTGGCGATCGGCGAGGACGATCGACACCACCATGCCCACCCCGAGAACGGCGGCCACGATGAAGCACACGATGGCCACGCTCGGGTAGCCGAGCAGCCGCGGGCTGCTGGGCACCCGCATCAGGAGGGCGGCGCCCAGCAACAGGGCGGAGATGACCAGGCCCATGGCCAGCCGGTTGGCCAGCTTCTGGAGGCCCGAGAGCATCTCGGCCTCGTCGAAGGCGTGCACCTTCACCGCGAACTGCCCCCGCGCCAGCGCGTCCATCACCCGGTTGACCCGCCCGGGAAGGTGCTCGACGAAGTCGCGGGCCTCGACCAGCGCCGCTATGGCGCTCCGCGGCCCGCCGCCGAACTGGGATCGGACGATGTCGGCGGCGTGGCGGGAGACGGCCTGGTCCGGCTCGAAGTCGGGGTCGAGGAGGTAGGTCACCCGTTCGAGGTTGAGCAGCGTCCGCCCGAGCATCACCAGGTCCGGGGGCGGCCGCAGTCCCGCCTCCGCCGACGCCTGCGTGAGGTCCATCACCACCCGACCCGCCCGGGTCTCGGGTCGCTGGAGAACGCTGCGCCCCACGACCTCGGCGACCGAGCGCCGCAACAGCGCCTCATCGAAATCGTCGAGCGGTCTTCCCATCTCGACCAGGACATCGGAGACCTCACTCGGGCGGTCGGCGTCCATCGCCAGGACCAGCTTCGCCAGCTGACCCCGCGCCGGCTCGGCCAGCCGGCCGACCATCCCGAGGTCGATGATCGCCAGACCGCCGTCGTCGGTGACCATGACGTTTCCCGGATGCGGGTCGGCATGGAAGAAGCCGTGCGCGAACACCTGCTCGAGGTAGGCCCTTATCAGTTGGTCGGCCAGGTCGGGCCCGTCGATCTCGGTGCGGGCCAGCGGACCGAGATCCCCCACCGAACGCCCTTCGACCCGCTGCATGGTGAGGACCCGGCGGCTGGAGAAGTCCTCCACCGGGCGGGGGACGACCACCCCGAGGTCTTCCAGCATCCGGTGCATCCGCACGAGGTTGGCCGCTTCCACGCGGTAGTCCAGCTCGTCGAGCAGTGAGCGGCGGAACTGGGAGAACATCTCGGCAAAGCCGTAGTGACGGCCGGCGTCGGTGTGGCTGTCGACCGCCTCCGCCAGCGACGACAGGGCGTCGATGTCGGCCTGGATGCGGGCCTCGACGCCCGGTTGCTGGATCTTCACGACCACCCGCCGGCCGTCCCGCATGCGGGCGGCGTGGACCTGACCGATCGACGCACTGGCCAACGGCCGGTCGTCGAACTCAGAGAACGTGGTGCTGGCCGGGGCCCCGACCTCGTCTTCGAATATCGCCCTCGCCTGGTCGGCCGGGAAGGGAGCGACCTTGTCGTGCAGGCGGGACAGGGCGTCGAGGTAGGGGTCGGGGAGGAGGTCGGGACGGGTCGAGAGGAGCTGTCCGAGCTTGACGAATGTGGGTCCCATCGCCTCCAGATCGGCGGCCAGTGTCCGGCCCGCTTCCTCCAGGTCGGCGTCGGGAGTGAGCTCGGTTTCCCGGCGCGTGCCCACCAGGCCCCGGTGCCGGACCAGGAGCCGGGCCATCCCGGCCAGGCTGCGCGCGCGTGAGGCGGTGGTCACCATCTGTGGCTCTAGTTCCCGGCCCGACGGCGGGTGAATCTTCGGGGCCGGGACGAGACAGCCGGTCCGGAGCGGGCCCCGGGTGCGCCGCTCCCTGTCGTCAGCCCCCGGTCCGGGACCCTCCGTGGTCGTCCTGGCCCAGCTCGAGGCCGTCGAGCAGGGGTCGCACGTGGGAGGCGAGCCGGGTCAGCTCCTCGATGTGGAGGTGCGACAG contains these protein-coding regions:
- a CDS encoding ABC transporter ATP-binding protein, which codes for MREPGPMAGDRASALSVDRLTKCFGERVAFAEVSFEVSQGEVFGFLGPNGAGKTTTVRTLGTLIAPSSGSATVAGLRLSPENGVEIRRRIAIMPESPGLYLGLTVAENLACFADLYEVPDSRDRIGTALAAVKLSDRAGDRCGSLS
- a CDS encoding SDR family NAD(P)-dependent oxidoreductase, with the translated sequence MASEDPVRQRWAGGTAVITGAGGGIGGGMARTAAALGMSVVLADVDAGRIETLAAELAGSGVRAAAVQTDVTSYASVEHLADVAFDDVGDVRLVANNAGIEHVSLLWESPPAEWERLISVNLSGVYHGVRAFVPRLISAGRPATIVNTASIASFTSGAYQGMYQISKRAVLALSESLAADLETVHAPIQVSVAFPGAVDTPIFVRANEDGGPNAGTMMQTLRDLLADQGMDADRAGALILHEAGRGQRWISTHPGTAAAFARSALDRLGEIVAEVEAAVEVDQPGKA
- a CDS encoding AarF/UbiB family protein, encoding MARLLVRHRGLVGTRRETELTPDADLEEAGRTLAADLEAMGPTFVKLGQLLSTRPDLLPDPYLDALSRLHDKVAPFPADQARAIFEDEVGAPASTTFSEFDDRPLASASIGQVHAARMRDGRRVVVKIQQPGVEARIQADIDALSSLAEAVDSHTDAGRHYGFAEMFSQFRRSLLDELDYRVEAANLVRMHRMLEDLGVVVPRPVEDFSSRRVLTMQRVEGRSVGDLGPLARTEIDGPDLADQLIRAYLEQVFAHGFFHADPHPGNVMVTDDGGLAIIDLGMVGRLAEPARGQLAKLVLAMDADRPSEVSDVLVEMGRPLDDFDEALLRRSVAEVVGRSVLQRPETRAGRVVMDLTQASAEAGLRPPPDLVMLGRTLLNLERVTYLLDPDFEPDQAVSRHAADIVRSQFGGGPRSAIAALVEARDFVEHLPGRVNRVMDALARGQFAVKVHAFDEAEMLSGLQKLANRLAMGLVISALLLGAALLMRVPSSPRLLGYPSVAIVCFIVAAVLGVGMVVSIVLADRHVRRRARRSRRN